From Paludisphaera rhizosphaerae, the proteins below share one genomic window:
- a CDS encoding sulfatase, protein MAARGDSPAPPRAAILPSRKAFSPIDILLIGVWFALATGLFELAVGLASIHGRGVITYDTLRTNWHHVWMVPLSYAALFLAPVTAAVGLALAAPRFRRGRAAIGGFAALSAWSLALGVPGLNTPARLALAGGLAAAATRLALGHPDGFRRLVRATAPAGLVLVALAAAGATAFEHHRGPSATPAKGDPNVVVIVLDTVRADSLTPYGSERDVTPNLARLAREGVLFRNARSTASWTLPAHASLFTGRFPSELSVDVGRPLDGEFPTLAERLSARGFATAGFVANLENCNAWYGLDRGFDHYEDFYENDRVDAREILRCSRLGRFTAASKWGAKLVRTAFGPGSYQYRKSAAMINRDALAWLDARPDDGRPFFMFLNYFDAHDPYIPPADASRKFSAGTNAPRDAYDDCLAYLDGQIGRLLDDLDRRGLRDDTMIVVTADHGESFGEHGLAGHGISLYRAETHIPLIVVAPGKTPRESAVDRPVSLRDVAPTILDLLGDGPGPFPGPSLSTAWQTFPAAELAEEDEPVFLELDRAEAVPDEAGDAPARLGTMRSLVAGRHAYILNGDGGEELYDIKTDPEERQDLASLPESRDRLRLFRDLMRPLIDVD, encoded by the coding sequence ATGGCTGCCCGAGGAGATTCTCCAGCCCCCCCCAGAGCAGCGATTCTTCCGTCGCGCAAGGCCTTCTCGCCGATCGACATCCTACTGATCGGAGTCTGGTTCGCCCTGGCGACGGGGCTGTTTGAGCTGGCCGTCGGTCTGGCCTCGATCCACGGCCGAGGAGTGATCACCTACGACACTCTTCGAACGAACTGGCATCACGTCTGGATGGTCCCGCTTTCCTATGCTGCCCTGTTTCTCGCGCCCGTGACGGCGGCTGTGGGACTGGCGCTGGCGGCGCCGAGGTTTCGGCGAGGGCGTGCGGCGATCGGGGGATTCGCGGCGTTGTCGGCGTGGTCGCTGGCGTTGGGAGTGCCGGGGCTGAACACGCCCGCCAGGCTGGCTCTGGCGGGAGGACTGGCCGCGGCCGCGACGAGGCTTGCGCTGGGGCATCCCGACGGCTTCCGCCGACTGGTTCGCGCGACCGCGCCGGCGGGGCTTGTCCTGGTGGCCCTCGCGGCAGCCGGGGCGACGGCGTTTGAGCATCATCGCGGGCCTTCGGCGACTCCCGCGAAGGGCGACCCCAACGTCGTGGTGATCGTGCTGGATACGGTTCGGGCCGATTCACTCACCCCGTATGGGTCGGAGCGAGACGTTACGCCGAACCTCGCACGCCTGGCCCGCGAGGGCGTCCTGTTCCGCAACGCCCGATCGACGGCCTCCTGGACGCTGCCGGCGCATGCGTCGCTGTTCACGGGCCGGTTTCCTTCCGAGCTGTCCGTCGACGTCGGCCGGCCGCTTGACGGCGAGTTCCCCACGTTGGCGGAGCGGCTCTCCGCGCGGGGCTTCGCGACGGCCGGCTTCGTCGCCAACCTGGAGAACTGCAACGCCTGGTACGGCCTGGATCGAGGCTTCGACCACTATGAGGACTTCTACGAGAACGACCGCGTCGACGCCCGTGAGATCCTGCGGTGCTCGCGGCTGGGGCGGTTCACGGCGGCGTCGAAGTGGGGGGCGAAACTGGTCCGGACGGCGTTCGGACCGGGCTCTTACCAGTACCGGAAGTCGGCCGCGATGATCAACCGAGACGCCCTGGCCTGGCTCGACGCCCGGCCCGACGACGGCCGGCCGTTCTTCATGTTCCTGAACTACTTCGACGCCCACGACCCATACATCCCGCCGGCCGACGCCTCCCGCAAGTTCTCGGCCGGAACGAACGCCCCGCGCGACGCTTACGACGACTGCCTGGCCTATCTCGACGGCCAGATCGGCCGGTTGCTCGACGACCTGGACCGTCGCGGCCTGCGGGACGACACGATGATCGTCGTGACGGCCGACCACGGCGAGAGCTTCGGCGAGCACGGCCTGGCCGGGCATGGAATCAGCCTTTACCGGGCGGAAACTCATATTCCCCTGATCGTCGTCGCCCCCGGCAAGACTCCCCGCGAGTCGGCCGTCGATCGGCCGGTGAGCCTCCGCGACGTGGCTCCCACGATCCTGGATCTCCTCGGCGACGGTCCCGGGCCCTTCCCGGGTCCTTCGCTCTCGACGGCCTGGCAAACCTTCCCTGCGGCCGAGCTAGCCGAGGAGGACGAGCCGGTCTTCCTGGAGTTGGATCGCGCGGAGGCCGTGCCGGATGAGGCCGGCGACGCCCCAGCGCGGCTCGGGACGATGCGGTCGCTCGTCGCCGGGCGTCACGCTTACATCCTGAACGGGGACGGCGGCGAGGAACTGTACGACATCAAGACCGACCCCGAGGAGCGCCAGGATCTGGCCTCTCTTCCCGAATCCCGGGATCGACTCCGCCTGTTCCGCGACCTGATGCGCCCGCTGATCGACGTCGACTGA
- a CDS encoding DoxX family protein, producing MTIDAEIPTTSTPRTRTTAAWTGMVLSTLAILFLVMDGVMKVVKAGPVLEASAPLEIPVWTIPIIGGILLVQTLLYAIPQTAVLGAVLLTGYLGGATWTHLRMNGSPFELAFPSILATFVWGGLLLREPRLRALFPWRRPSR from the coding sequence ATGACGATCGACGCCGAGATCCCCACGACCTCGACGCCCCGCACCCGCACCACGGCCGCCTGGACCGGCATGGTCTTATCAACCCTGGCCATCCTCTTCCTCGTGATGGACGGCGTTATGAAGGTCGTGAAAGCCGGCCCCGTCCTCGAAGCCAGTGCCCCACTGGAAATCCCCGTGTGGACGATCCCGATCATCGGCGGGATCCTGCTGGTCCAGACGCTGCTCTACGCGATCCCGCAGACGGCCGTCCTGGGCGCGGTCCTCTTGACCGGCTACCTGGGCGGGGCCACCTGGACCCACCTGCGTATGAATGGGTCGCCGTTCGAGCTGGCCTTCCCCAGCATCCTGGCGACCTTCGTCTGGGGCGGTCTGCTGCTTCGCGAGCCCCGACTCAGGGCCCTGTTCCCGTGGCGTCGACCATCACGATAG
- a CDS encoding pseudouridine synthase — protein sequence MAERRSNPGGGKKRPPRQEGGGPRPPGGPQRSLSGAGRKPKRFGQDQGPPGPGGKPPRAGQGQGPPSGPADRRPPRGRTTGEGAPRKPRRQPLKSSPEAEKGERLQKVLASAGLGSRRACEEYILQGRVTVDGKTVKELGARVHPDEVTIALDGEKLKAERHVYYAVNKPKGYVSTNEDPAGRPRVVDLLPSVPERVYTVGRLDEDSTGLMILTNDGQFANKLAHPRYGVEKIYRAVVAGTPSQEVLARLTEGVWLSDGKVRAKRTRVVGTQGEATIIELVLAEGKKREVRRMLAKFGHKVMSLTRIAIGPISLKGIPVGDARPLSRTEVDMLRKVASGIAISPPRDLAPDARPRGRKPDQGPRRPHSAEGRDQGPPPRRGREFDPEALGSPPSQRRGRPPQGRPDDDRRAARPERSPSGVRPPRQHFEEGPEGPPPRPQGKGRQGYRPEGGPPRGKAAYRPEGGGPPPRGKAPYRPEGGPPPRGKGGYQPEGGLPPRPPGPPPSQRPPRPAGPPPSQRPPRPEGPPSPEPRGRRIIGLDNVYRETPENAGPGGPPKRPMPKRRPLRKAAGVKRKRPGEDS from the coding sequence ATGGCCGAACGACGTTCGAATCCGGGCGGCGGTAAAAAACGTCCGCCGCGACAGGAAGGGGGCGGTCCGCGTCCGCCCGGTGGTCCCCAGCGGAGTCTCTCCGGCGCGGGGAGGAAGCCCAAGCGGTTCGGCCAGGATCAGGGTCCGCCGGGACCTGGCGGCAAGCCGCCGCGCGCCGGCCAGGGTCAAGGCCCGCCGTCGGGACCGGCCGATCGCAGGCCGCCGCGCGGTCGGACGACCGGCGAAGGTGCGCCCCGCAAGCCGCGCCGCCAGCCGTTGAAGTCCAGCCCCGAGGCCGAGAAGGGCGAACGCCTCCAGAAGGTTCTGGCCTCGGCCGGCCTGGGCTCACGCCGGGCGTGCGAGGAGTACATCCTCCAGGGCCGCGTCACGGTTGACGGCAAGACCGTCAAGGAACTCGGCGCGCGGGTCCACCCGGACGAGGTCACGATCGCCCTTGACGGTGAGAAGCTCAAAGCCGAGCGCCACGTCTACTACGCGGTGAACAAGCCCAAGGGCTACGTCTCCACGAATGAGGACCCCGCCGGCCGGCCCCGCGTCGTCGACCTACTCCCCTCGGTCCCCGAGCGCGTCTACACCGTGGGACGGCTCGACGAGGACAGCACCGGGCTGATGATCCTGACCAACGACGGCCAGTTCGCGAACAAGCTGGCCCACCCGCGGTACGGGGTCGAGAAGATCTACCGGGCCGTCGTGGCCGGCACGCCCAGCCAGGAAGTCCTGGCCCGGCTGACCGAGGGCGTCTGGCTCTCCGACGGCAAGGTCCGCGCCAAGCGCACCCGGGTCGTCGGCACGCAGGGCGAGGCGACCATCATCGAGCTGGTGCTGGCCGAAGGCAAGAAGCGCGAAGTCCGCCGGATGCTCGCGAAGTTCGGCCACAAGGTCATGTCGCTGACGCGCATCGCCATCGGCCCGATCAGCCTGAAGGGGATCCCCGTCGGCGACGCCCGGCCGCTGTCAAGGACCGAGGTCGACATGCTCCGCAAGGTGGCGTCCGGCATCGCCATCTCGCCGCCGCGCGACCTCGCCCCCGATGCCCGCCCCCGCGGTCGCAAGCCCGACCAGGGCCCGCGCCGGCCGCATTCGGCCGAAGGTCGCGATCAGGGACCGCCGCCGCGCCGGGGACGCGAGTTCGACCCCGAGGCTCTCGGCTCGCCCCCATCCCAGCGCCGGGGACGCCCTCCCCAGGGCCGTCCCGACGATGATCGCCGCGCCGCCCGTCCGGAGCGATCGCCGAGCGGCGTCCGCCCGCCCCGCCAGCACTTCGAGGAAGGCCCGGAGGGTCCGCCGCCACGCCCGCAAGGCAAGGGTCGCCAGGGATACCGGCCCGAAGGCGGACCGCCGCGCGGCAAGGCCGCATACCGACCGGAAGGAGGCGGACCGCCGCCGCGCGGGAAGGCTCCGTACCGACCCGAAGGGGGACCGCCGCCACGCGGGAAGGGCGGCTATCAACCCGAAGGCGGATTGCCGCCGCGACCGCCGGGTCCGCCGCCGTCCCAGCGTCCGCCGCGTCCCGCCGGCCCGCCGCCGTCGCAGCGTCCTCCCCGCCCCGAAGGGCCGCCGTCGCCCGAACCGAGGGGAAGGCGGATCATCGGGCTGGACAACGTCTACCGTGAGACGCCCGAGAACGCCGGGCCGGGCGGCCCGCCCAAGCGGCCGATGCCGAAGCGGCGTCCGCTGCGCAAGGCGGCCGGAGTCAAGCGGAAGCGACCGGGCGAGGATTCATGA
- a CDS encoding sulfatase family protein, translating into MRLTLLTGILAILSLASVRAAEPPNIVLMIADDLAWDDCGPFGNPHVGTPNIDRLAREGMCFDRAFVMASSCSPSRCSIITGRYPHNTDAQELHQPLPKEQVTFVEKLKASGYWTAAAGKWHLGGAVKNRFDVVREANAAGYQLGTGKDAGDKLAFEGAGAAQSGCDQWVPVLRDRPKDKPFFLWLASLDPHRDYQPNTIPTPHRPEDVVVPVELPDTPEVRKDLALYYDEISRLDHFVGAVLDELDRQGVANDTLVLFLSDNGRPFPRFKTTVYDGGVKTPLIARWPGRMPAGARCDSLVSTIDLAPTFLKLAGVQPGPTFQGKDVSPLFRDPTARINDVIIAERNWHDYAARGRSVRSERFRYVKNDDRESNLNPPADAVRSPTFVAMRKLRDEGKLTPEQSTCFFSPRPAEELYDLTADPHELKNLAADPKYAETLVEMRKTLADWQQRTNDVAPDKLSPDEFDRETGDPLPNRVRPRPTKRATAKSASAP; encoded by the coding sequence ATGAGGCTGACTCTCCTGACGGGAATTCTCGCCATCCTGTCGCTTGCCTCCGTCCGCGCGGCCGAGCCTCCCAACATCGTCCTTATGATCGCCGACGACCTGGCGTGGGACGACTGCGGCCCGTTCGGCAACCCGCACGTCGGGACGCCGAACATCGACCGGCTGGCCCGCGAGGGGATGTGTTTCGACCGGGCCTTCGTCATGGCCAGTTCGTGCAGCCCCAGTCGTTGCAGCATCATCACCGGGCGCTATCCCCACAACACCGACGCCCAGGAGCTGCATCAACCGCTGCCGAAGGAGCAAGTCACGTTCGTCGAGAAGCTCAAGGCGTCCGGCTACTGGACGGCCGCGGCCGGCAAGTGGCATCTCGGCGGCGCGGTCAAGAACCGGTTCGACGTCGTCCGCGAGGCCAACGCCGCGGGCTATCAGTTGGGGACCGGGAAGGACGCGGGGGACAAATTGGCCTTCGAGGGCGCGGGCGCCGCGCAGAGCGGCTGCGACCAGTGGGTCCCCGTCCTGCGCGACCGTCCCAAAGACAAGCCCTTCTTCCTCTGGCTGGCGTCTCTCGACCCGCACCGCGACTACCAGCCGAACACGATCCCAACGCCCCACCGCCCGGAAGACGTCGTGGTCCCCGTTGAATTGCCCGACACGCCCGAGGTCCGCAAGGACCTGGCCCTCTACTACGACGAGATCAGCCGACTCGACCACTTCGTCGGCGCTGTGCTCGACGAACTCGACCGCCAGGGGGTCGCGAACGACACGCTCGTCCTGTTCCTCAGCGACAACGGCCGGCCGTTCCCCCGGTTCAAGACCACCGTTTACGACGGCGGCGTCAAGACGCCTCTGATCGCCCGCTGGCCCGGCCGAATGCCGGCCGGCGCCCGCTGCGACAGCCTGGTCAGCACGATCGACCTCGCCCCCACGTTCCTGAAGCTGGCGGGCGTCCAGCCCGGCCCGACGTTCCAGGGCAAGGACGTCTCGCCCTTGTTCCGCGACCCGACTGCCAGGATCAACGACGTCATCATCGCCGAGCGGAACTGGCACGACTACGCCGCGCGGGGCCGCTCCGTCCGTTCCGAGCGATTCCGGTACGTGAAGAACGACGACCGCGAGAGCAACCTCAACCCGCCCGCCGACGCCGTCCGCAGCCCCACGTTCGTTGCCATGCGGAAGCTCCGCGACGAAGGCAAGCTCACCCCCGAGCAGTCCACCTGCTTCTTCAGCCCCCGTCCCGCCGAGGAACTCTACGACCTGACCGCCGACCCCCACGAACTCAAGAACCTCGCCGCCGACCCGAAGTACGCCGAGACGCTCGTTGAGATGCGCAAGACCCTCGCCGACTGGCAGCAACGAACCAACGACGTCGCGCCCGACAAGCTCAGCCCCGACGAGTTCGACCGCGAAACCGGCGACCCACTCCCCAACCGCGTACGGCCCCGCCCCACAAAGCGGGCGACGGCGAAGAGCGCCTCGGCGCCTTGA
- a CDS encoding UvrB/UvrC motif-containing protein yields the protein MRKDLDDVIQGWPYDPEPGEVLAREIRARDGRNVLQIRIELGVLQLEVAGRPDGSRPHGATTYLDYLRYHAANRGTSESPGSNWVMSQHHCVEADREFVQFYHRRMAWLSLRRYELAIRDSDHTLALMDFVRKHGADEDYIASHEQFRGLVQFHKAQAQAAMALERRRPEEAIDALRDGVERIALHQRTWWEERDATESPNPSLIEQLRLNEQEIRRNYAVEKTLREQLDEAVAREDYEAAARIRDQIRAQQAKSRR from the coding sequence ATGCGGAAGGATTTGGACGACGTCATCCAGGGGTGGCCCTACGATCCCGAGCCGGGGGAGGTGCTGGCTCGTGAGATCCGCGCCCGGGACGGTCGCAACGTCCTGCAGATCCGGATTGAGCTGGGGGTGCTTCAACTGGAGGTCGCCGGTCGTCCGGACGGCTCCCGGCCGCATGGGGCGACGACCTATCTGGACTACCTCCGCTACCATGCCGCCAACCGAGGGACCAGCGAGAGTCCGGGCTCGAACTGGGTGATGTCGCAGCACCATTGCGTCGAGGCTGACCGCGAGTTCGTCCAGTTCTATCACCGTCGGATGGCCTGGCTCTCGCTCCGCCGTTACGAACTGGCCATCCGCGATTCCGACCACACCCTGGCCCTCATGGACTTCGTCCGAAAGCACGGGGCCGACGAGGATTACATCGCCTCACACGAGCAGTTCCGCGGGCTTGTGCAGTTCCACAAGGCCCAGGCGCAGGCGGCCATGGCCCTGGAGCGGCGACGGCCCGAAGAGGCCATCGACGCCCTCCGCGACGGCGTTGAGAGGATCGCTCTGCACCAGCGGACCTGGTGGGAGGAACGCGATGCGACCGAATCCCCCAACCCGTCGCTCATCGAACAACTCCGCTTGAACGAGCAGGAAATTCGTCGCAACTACGCTGTGGAAAAGACTTTGCGAGAGCAGCTCGATGAGGCCGTGGCCCGCGAGGACTACGAAGCGGCCGCTCGCATTCGGGACCAGATCCGCGCCCAGCAGGCCAAAAGTCGACGCTGA
- a CDS encoding glycoside hydrolase family 5 protein — translation MRRRTFLNSAAAVGAVNLAGWSTATEDGASAARPATKWRGVNLGGWLALEKWITPTLYAGTKAEDEYSLSQELGPKGAAERLKRHRETWITADDLRWLADRGINSVRIPINYGASEENPPFVPARETLDWAFETAAANGLGVLLDLHGVPGSQNAWDHSGRQGTLGWHTSRENVEHSLRIVDDLAARFGSRSNLIGFQLLNEPRWDVPMDILKGFYRDAYTLVRKHIPADRASVVIHDGFRPGEWSGFMQPPEYQNVVIDTHCYQCFTDEDKKRSIRDQIRFALTDREERVASLQKTLPCIVGEWSCALPPESLRGLHGFARDAAVRAYGDAQLLNYETGRGWFFWTYKTEAGGGWSFRDCVERGWLPPRFGDHA, via the coding sequence ATGCGACGGCGGACGTTCCTGAACAGCGCCGCGGCGGTCGGCGCGGTGAATCTGGCGGGATGGTCGACGGCGACCGAAGACGGCGCGTCGGCGGCGAGGCCCGCGACCAAGTGGCGAGGCGTGAACCTGGGCGGCTGGCTCGCCCTGGAGAAGTGGATCACCCCCACGCTCTACGCCGGTACGAAGGCCGAGGACGAATACTCGCTCAGCCAGGAACTCGGCCCGAAGGGAGCGGCCGAGCGCCTGAAGCGACACCGCGAGACCTGGATCACGGCCGACGACCTCCGCTGGCTGGCCGATCGCGGGATCAACTCCGTTCGCATCCCGATCAACTACGGCGCGTCCGAGGAAAACCCGCCCTTCGTCCCGGCCCGTGAGACGCTCGACTGGGCCTTTGAGACGGCCGCCGCTAACGGTCTGGGCGTGCTGCTCGACCTCCACGGCGTCCCCGGCAGTCAAAACGCGTGGGACCACAGCGGACGGCAGGGGACGCTCGGCTGGCACACCAGCCGCGAGAACGTCGAGCACTCGCTGCGGATCGTCGACGACCTCGCCGCGCGTTTCGGCTCACGATCCAACCTGATCGGCTTCCAACTCCTCAACGAGCCCCGCTGGGACGTCCCGATGGACATCCTGAAAGGCTTCTACCGCGACGCATACACCCTCGTCCGCAAGCACATCCCCGCCGATCGCGCCTCGGTCGTGATCCACGACGGCTTCCGCCCCGGCGAGTGGTCCGGGTTCATGCAGCCTCCCGAATATCAGAACGTGGTGATCGACACACACTGCTATCAGTGCTTCACCGACGAGGACAAGAAGCGGTCGATCCGGGATCAAATCCGCTTCGCCCTGACGGATCGCGAGGAGCGGGTGGCGTCGCTCCAGAAGACGCTCCCCTGCATCGTCGGCGAGTGGTCGTGCGCTTTGCCGCCGGAATCGCTGCGCGGGCTCCACGGCTTCGCCCGCGACGCCGCCGTCCGCGCCTACGGCGACGCCCAGCTCCTCAACTACGAGACCGGCCGCGGCTGGTTCTTCTGGACCTACAAAACCGAGGCCGGCGGCGGCTGGTCGTTCCGCGACTGCGTCGAACGTGGCTGGCTGCCCCCTCGATTTGGAGACCACGCATGA
- a CDS encoding dihydroorotate dehydrogenase electron transfer subunit — protein MSDLCTNNALMRPAALVLENRPIARDTFLLRLDAAEIARRILPGQFVMVRASEEGADDPLLGRPFALYDVQRKGTGEPVSFDVVYLVIGRGTAALSRKRPGDRLDVWGPLGNGFGPSPGPGHALFVAGGVGQTPFLALGREWLGATTYGEGESPKGSPVESATLLYGVRSADLLAGVADFERAGIRVEVATDDGSAGRAGFVTQLLAERLQAGQRPAKIVACGPPLMLAAVAGLARDHGVACDVSLENHMACGFGACFSCVTPILQDDGRPDLRRVCVEGPVFPADRVDWSRPSH, from the coding sequence ATGAGCGACCTCTGCACGAACAACGCCCTGATGCGTCCCGCCGCGCTCGTCCTGGAGAACAGGCCGATCGCGCGGGACACGTTCCTCCTGCGGCTCGACGCCGCCGAGATCGCGCGCCGGATCCTCCCCGGCCAGTTCGTCATGGTGCGAGCCTCTGAGGAGGGGGCGGACGACCCCCTGCTCGGCCGACCGTTCGCCCTTTACGACGTTCAACGCAAAGGGACAGGCGAGCCGGTCTCGTTCGACGTCGTCTACCTGGTGATCGGCCGGGGGACGGCCGCCCTCTCGCGTAAGCGACCCGGCGACCGGCTCGACGTCTGGGGTCCGCTCGGCAACGGCTTCGGGCCGTCGCCGGGCCCGGGCCACGCCCTCTTCGTCGCCGGCGGCGTCGGCCAGACTCCATTCCTGGCCCTCGGCCGCGAGTGGCTGGGCGCGACGACCTACGGCGAAGGCGAATCGCCCAAGGGTTCCCCCGTCGAGTCGGCGACCTTGCTCTACGGCGTTCGATCGGCCGATCTGCTGGCCGGCGTGGCGGACTTCGAGCGGGCGGGGATCCGGGTGGAGGTCGCGACCGACGACGGCTCCGCCGGCCGTGCGGGGTTCGTCACCCAGCTTCTGGCCGAGCGGCTCCAGGCCGGTCAGCGTCCCGCCAAGATCGTCGCCTGCGGCCCTCCGCTGATGCTGGCGGCGGTCGCCGGCCTGGCTCGCGACCACGGCGTCGCGTGCGACGTCTCCCTGGAAAACCACATGGCCTGCGGCTTCGGAGCCTGCTTCAGTTGCGTGACGCCGATCCTCCAGGACGACGGCCGACCCGACCTCCGCCGCGTCTGCGTCGAGGGCCCCGTCTTCCCGGCCGACCGGGTCGACTGGTCCCGCCCCTCGCATTGA
- a CDS encoding IS630 family transposase translates to MREIAARFLVDVSTIVRLLKRYRQTGSVDPRPHAGGRRPVLGGDDLKRLWGLVREQPDATLDELRDRLGVDCGRTTVARALKRLRITRKKTVLHDAQRDTPEGRERRTAFLEAAAGVDPRRLVFVDETGANTSMTRAYGRAPEGGRVEAAAPRSWTTLTLICDLRFRGATAPFVFRGATDAAAFETYAEKVLAPRLHRGDVVIWDNVSPHKAAAVLKAVHRAGAEVIPLPTSSPDFSPIEEMFSKLKGELRSAAARSTDAVIDAIGDALRKHHHTARHRRLVQFPHNVRDAIGRRSSSRRQRISNHRRLNGPEFCCQQKYCLDRHLRARLGEFHCHPLIPSGGLSP, encoded by the coding sequence TTGCGTGAGATCGCCGCGCGGTTCCTCGTCGACGTCTCCACGATCGTTCGGCTCCTGAAGCGGTATCGCCAGACCGGCTCGGTCGATCCCAGGCCGCACGCCGGCGGACGTCGCCCTGTTCTTGGCGGCGACGACCTCAAGCGGCTCTGGGGGCTGGTCCGCGAGCAACCCGACGCCACCCTGGACGAACTCCGCGACCGCCTGGGCGTCGACTGCGGTCGCACGACCGTGGCGCGGGCGTTGAAGAGATTGAGGATCACCCGCAAGAAGACGGTCCTCCACGACGCCCAACGCGACACGCCCGAGGGTCGCGAGAGACGCACGGCGTTCCTCGAGGCGGCGGCGGGCGTCGACCCGAGGCGCCTCGTCTTCGTGGATGAGACCGGGGCGAACACGTCGATGACGCGGGCCTACGGCCGCGCCCCCGAGGGGGGGCGAGTGGAGGCGGCGGCCCCACGGTCGTGGACGACGCTGACGCTGATCTGCGACCTGCGATTCCGTGGCGCGACGGCCCCGTTCGTGTTCCGGGGGGCGACCGACGCCGCCGCATTCGAGACTTACGCGGAGAAGGTCCTGGCCCCGCGGCTGCATCGCGGCGACGTCGTGATCTGGGACAACGTGTCGCCGCATAAGGCGGCCGCGGTGCTGAAGGCCGTCCACCGAGCCGGAGCGGAGGTCATCCCGCTGCCCACCTCGAGTCCCGACTTCTCGCCGATCGAGGAGATGTTCTCGAAGCTGAAGGGCGAGCTGAGGTCGGCCGCGGCCCGCTCGACTGACGCCGTGATCGACGCGATCGGCGACGCCTTGCGCAAGCATCATCACACCGCAAGACATCGTCGGCTGGTTCAATTCCCGCACAATGTACGCGATGCGATAGGTCGGCGCTCTAGTAGCCGTCGGCAAAGGATCAGCAACCACAGGCGACTCAACGGCCCGGAGTTTTGCTGTCAGCAGAAATACTGCCTTGACAGGCACTTAAGGGCGAGATTGGGCGAGTTTCACTGCCACCCCTTAATTCCTTCGGGCGGCCTCTCTCCCTAA